The nucleotide window GTTTGATAGTACCAGGCCAGCGAACTAGCTGAGGAACACGCATACCGCCTTCGTAAGTAGTACCTTTCTCACCGTGGAAGTAAGTTGCACCACCGTCAGGCCAAGATACTGTCTCTGCGCCGTTATCGGTAGAGTAGATTACGATTGTGTTGTCTGCGATCTTTAGCTCATCAAGTTTGTCTAGAAGGATACCTACTTGGTCATCGTGCTCTAACATACCGTCAGCATAAATACTGATACCCGATGCGCCTTGGTATTTTTCTTGTAGACGAGTCCACACGTGCATACGTGTTGTGTTGTGCCAGATGAAGAATGGCTTGTCAGCTTTCACCGCTTTTTCCATGAAGGCTAGAGATTCTTCTAGGAACTCTTCATCCGCGTGCTCCATACGCTTACGCGTCATAGGGCCTGTATCTTCAATCTTACCGTCAGCCGTTGACTTGATTACACCACGAGGGCCGAAGTTCTTACGGAACTCAGGGTCTTTAGGGTAGTAGTATGTTTCTGGCTCTTCTTCTGCATTCAGGTGGTATAGGTTACCGAAGAACTGGTCAAAACCGTGGTTCGTTGGAAGGTGTTTATCTTGGTCACCCATGTGGTTCTTACCGAACTGAGCTGTCATGTAGCCCTGTTCTTTAAGAAGGTCAGCGATTGTTGGAGCCCAATCTGGAATACCGTGATCAGAGCCCGGCATACCGATAGTCAGTAGACCTGTGCGGAAAGGTTCTTGACCCGTTAGGAATGCAGCACGACCAGCAGTACACGATTGTTGACCGTAGTGGTCAGTAAATAGTGCGCCTTCGTTAGCAATACGGTCGATGTTAGGTGTTTCGTAACCCATCATACCGTTGTTGTATGCACTGATGTTGAATACACCAATGTCATCACCCCAGATAGCAAGAATGTTTGGTTTTTCTGCTGCTGTTGCCGCTGAAGAAGCTGCTAA belongs to Vibrio cyclitrophicus and includes:
- a CDS encoding arylsulfatase, producing the protein MGTKINKLALGVGLLAASSAATAAEKPNILAIWGDDIGVFNISAYNNGMMGYETPNIDRIANEGALFTDHYGQQSCTAGRAAFLTGQEPFRTGLLTIGMPGSDHGIPDWAPTIADLLKEQGYMTAQFGKNHMGDQDKHLPTNHGFDQFFGNLYHLNAEEEPETYYYPKDPEFRKNFGPRGVIKSTADGKIEDTGPMTRKRMEHADEEFLEESLAFMEKAVKADKPFFIWHNTTRMHVWTRLQEKYQGASGISIYADGMLEHDDQVGILLDKLDELKIADNTIVIYSTDNGAETVSWPDGGATYFHGEKGTTYEGGMRVPQLVRWPGTIKPGTKINDIMGHQDWIPTLLAAAGDDKVVEKLASDKGATYNGKNWRVHLDGYNFLPYFQGKEEKGPRDSMLYFSANAELNAVRWNDFKISFAVMEGNIVDAVRFQPNWPQVVHLRADPFEKAPHESGMYLRWMADNMWLFVPVGGKVQEFMNTLPDYPMQQSQVLNPGNFNQNAYMLQGKLKQLEAAAAQAK